In the Pyrolobus fumarii 1A genome, one interval contains:
- a CDS encoding molybdenum cofactor biosynthesis protein MoaE, with amino-acid sequence MTPCINAAIVTTLASLDALAAQLWNCGDDVSVVLLYVGRVEGQTGIHINVVDEELARRELEEIARQALETWSGLRGVSIYIHKGRRRPGEPVTYLGIASSNESEAVEALRWINARWRRLNFIQIYQT; translated from the coding sequence CCTGTATCAACGCGGCCATTGTCACTACTCTAGCGTCTCTCGATGCGCTTGCCGCTCAGTTATGGAATTGTGGCGACGACGTTAGTGTAGTGTTGCTGTATGTTGGTCGTGTAGAAGGGCAGACGGGCATTCACATTAATGTGGTGGATGAGGAGCTCGCCAGGCGCGAGTTGGAAGAGATAGCACGGCAGGCCTTAGAAACGTGGAGCGGGCTGAGAGGAGTATCAATCTATATTCACAAAGGTCGTAGGCGTCCTGGTGAACCCGTAACATACCTGGGCATAGCATCGAGCAACGAGAGCGAGGCGGTCGAGGCACTCAGATGGATCAACGCTAGATGGAGAAGGCTTAATTTCATCCAGATTTACCAAACATGA